One Castanea sativa cultivar Marrone di Chiusa Pesio chromosome 4, ASM4071231v1 DNA window includes the following coding sequences:
- the LOC142630948 gene encoding protein STICHEL-like 2 has translation MNDGRRHSVDIPISKTLVALRRVRSLRDPATNSMSKFSSLVDNVNWETNSRNGISLRFMNDCHQGGSDGYGSLRSKNLGLHGLREEYVDNFELNCTLGKSKLVSLEESGWGGRTGPPNRTKRVEGLDYCASNHEKVYENKSLSERYCENHRDIGLDLTCITPSINCLEDVDSCNEPTIGSSQAEKVDHIVSKQRLLYKNQVKSFGAVGDVTSQVGSPCLSANDAVSGHSATLFANEDVADYSHHGCGISCCWSRSPKFRESNLSSDVEEHPLLSGDLDGPALYGKRSSKQIGHEITPYSETPRCLSQKFRPKSFTELVGQNVVARSLLGAISKGRITSFYLFHGPRGTGKTSASRIFAAALNCLSLEQHRPCGLCRECVLIFSGRSRDVKEVDSVRINRMDRVRSLIKSAVIPPVSSRFKVFIVDECHLLRGETWVTVLNSLDILSQHVVFVMITPDLDKLPRSAVSRSQRYHFPKIKDTDVANRLEKICIEEGMDFDQAALDFIASKCNGSLRDAEMMLDQLSLLGKKITMTLTYELIGIVSDDELLDLLDLALSSDTSNTVIRARELMRSRIDPMQLISQLANLIMDILAGKSQEGSSELRIKFSTRHTSEAEMQKLSHALRILSEAEKQLRMSKNQTTWLTVALLHLSSMESSSSDTNDSKLCLRNAQEQDGEFCSPSCRGEGSKYLATCSCNDYKSNKLGIQEDCKGTLESIWKKTSDLCQSNSLKNFLRKQGKLSSLCVNQGIAVAELEFHHPNDAFKAEKSWKEIAGSLQFILGCNVEIRINLASYASDPKYAKVRKPSFSLFSCSRKTQRKCQTSTEHGSDSDQFDYTSEKAMIRDRTILTSSSDGGSHMPHNCCHKTEVVRTLRNSEGNALSTGTASTCRSLQNDMPKMPMLGVDSSTEEQSNRGSQVLFVQEPEIQPNCFLRTLRLQKKLHSSDSTQIVCSGIENENTHALSIPRKSSVETYTARDDNVLRKNSDVLCWRTPTFPHEKGWQPRHPRQGSHLMGWVLPCATAK, from the exons atgaatgatgGGCGGAGACATTCTGTTGATATtcctatatcaaaaactctagTAGCATTGAGGAGAGTGAGGTCACTGAGGGATCCAGCTACTAATTCTATGAGCAAATTCTCTTCTTTGGTTGACAATGTGAATTGGGAAACCAATTCAAGGAACGGGATTTCTTTGCGGTTTATGAATGATTGCCACCAGGGTGGCTCTGATGGTTATGGTTCTTTGAGGTCAAAGAATTTAGGCTTACATGGGTTGAGAGAGGAATATGTtgataattttgaattaaactGCACTTTGGGAAAATCCAAGTTGGTCTCGCTTGAGGAATCAGGTTGGGGAGGAAGGACAGGCCCTCCCAATAGGACGAAACGGGTTGAAGGATTGGACTATTGTGCATCAAATCACGAAAAGGTTTATGAAAATAAATCATTGAGTGAAAGATATTGTGAAAATCATCGCGATATTGGATTGGACTTGACATGCATCACACCCTCCATCAATTGCTTGGAGGATGTTGATTCATGCAATGAACCAACCATAGGATCGTCACAAGCAGAAAAAGTAGATCATATTGTGTCAAAACAAAGATTGCTATACAAAAATCAAGTGAAATCCTTTGGGGCTGTGGGTGATGTCACAAGTCAGGTAGGTAGTCCATGTCTATCTGCGAATGATGCTGTTTCAGGCCATAGTGCAACATTATTTGCAAATGAAGATGTTGCAGATTACAGTCATCATGGGTGTGGGATAAGCTGCTGTTGGTCAAGGTCTCCCAAATTCAGAGAATCAAATCTTTCTTCTGATGTAGAAGAACATCCCTTGTTATCTGGGGATTTAGATGGACCCGCTCTTTATGGAAAGAGGAGCTCAAAGCAGATTGGTCATGAAATCACTCCATATTCAGAAACTCCTAGGTGTTTGAGTCAGAAATTCAGGCCAAAATCTTTTACTGAATTGGTTGGACAAAATGTAGTGGCAAGGTCTCTTTTGGGTGCCATCTCCAAAGGAAGGATAACATCATTTTATCTCTTCCATGGTCCCCGTGGTACGGGAAAGACCTCGGCTTCGAGGATATTTGCAGCAGCACTGAATTGCCTCTCATTGGAGCAGCATAGGCCATGTGGTCTGTGTCGAGAATGCGTTCTAATCTTTTCCGGAAGAAGCAGAGATGTTAAGGAAGTGGATTCTGTGAGAATTAATCGGATGGACAGAGTTAGATCCCTCATTAAGAGTGCAGTCATCCCTCCAGTTTCATCACGGTTTAAGgttttcattgttgatgaatgCCACTTATTGAGGGGGGAAACATGGGTGACTGTTTTGAATAGTCTAGACATCCTTTCTCAGCACGTTGTCTTTGTAATGATTACTCCTGACTTGGACAAACTGCCCCGAAGTGCAGTGTCACGGTCCCAAAGATATCACTTTCCAAAGATAAAAGATACTGATGTTGCAAACAGATTGGAGAAAATTTGCATTGAAGAGGGCATGGACTTTGATCAGGCTGCTCTAGACTTTATTGCTTCCAAATGCAATGGCTCACTTAGGGATGCAGAGATGATGCTTGATCAGCTGAGTTtgcttggaaaaaaaatcacaatgacATTGACCTATGAGCTT ATTGGGATTGTTTCCGATGATGAATTGCTTGATTTGCTGGATTTGGCTTTGTCATCTGACACTTCAAATACTGTAATAAGAGCCAGGGAACTGATGAGATCAAGGATCGATCCTATGCAACTTATATCACAGCTGGCAAATCTCATTATGGACATTCTTGCGGGTAAAAGTCAGGAAGGAAGTTCTGAACTCAGAATAAAGTTTTCTACTCGGCACACAT CTGAAGCGGAAATGCAGAAACTGAGCCATGCATTGAGAATACTTTCTGAAGCGGAGAAGCAATTGAGGAtgtctaagaatcaaacaacaTGGCTTACTGTAGCTCTTCTACATTTAAGCTCTATGGAGTCTTCCTCCTCAGATACAAATGATTCAAAGTTGTGTTTGAGAAATGCACAGGAGCAAG ATGGTGAATTTTGCAGTCCATCTTGCAGAGGAGAGGGTTCGAAATATCTTGCAACTTGTTCATGCAATGACTATAAATCAAATAAGTTGGGAATTCAGGAGGATTGTAAAGGAACGTTGGAATCCATATGGAAGAAAACCTCAGACTTGTGCCAGTCCAATTCACTGAAGAATTTTCTTAGGAAGCAAGGGAAGTTGTCTTCTCTTTGTGTTAATCAAG GTATTGCAGTAGCTGAATTGGAATTTCACCATCCTAACGATGCATTTAAGGCTGAAAAGTCATGGAAAGAGATTGCAGGTTCACTTCAGTTTATACTGGGTTGTAACGTAGAGATTAGGATCAATCTTGCTTCTTATGCTTCTGATCCAAAGTATGCCAAAGTTAGGAAGCCATCTTTTAGTTTGTTCAGTTGTTCGCGCAAAACGCAACGGAAGTGTCAAACATCCACTGAACATGGAAGTGACTCAGACCAATTTGATTATACCTCTGAAAAAGCTATGATAAGAGATAGAACTATTCTAACCTCTTCCTCAGATGGGGGTTCTCATATGCCACACAACTGCTGTCACAAAACAGAGGTGGTAAGGACTTTGAGAAATAGTGAAGGAAATGCACTGAGCACAGGGACAGCCTCAACCTGCAGATCATTACAGAATGATATGCCAAAAATGCCTATGTTAGGAGTTGATTCTTCAACAGAAGAGCAAAGCAACCGTGGAAGCCAGGTTTTATTTGTTCAAGAACCAGAGATTCAACCAAACTGTTTTCTGAGAACACTGAGGCTTCAAAAGAAGTTGCACTCATCAGACTCTACTCAGATTGTCTGTTCGGGTATCGAAAACGAAAACACGCATGCATTGTCTATCCCCAGGAAATCATCTGTTGAAACTTATACTGCAAGAGATGATAATGT ACTGAGGAAGAACTCAGATGTGCTTTGTTGGAGAACACCCACTTTTCCTCATGAAAAG